In a single window of the Pandoraea pulmonicola genome:
- the argJ gene encoding bifunctional glutamate N-acetyltransferase/amino-acid acetyltransferase ArgJ — MAVNFPSIEASQLRAVPGVELGWAEANIRKPNRKDVLVMRLAPGSTVSGVFTTNRFCAAPVTVCKEHLAAHAGIRALVVNTGNANAGTGEPGMAATRQTCDALARLLSVSANQILPFSTGVILEPLPVDRLVAGLPRAIANLAPAHWYEAAQSIMTTDTLPKAASREIVIDGKTIVLTGISKGAGMIKPNMATMLGFVGTNARVAQPVLDALVKYVADRSFNAITIDGDTSTNDSFIVAATGQTDLPEIASTDTPAFAALRDALLSISQELAQLIVRDGEGATKFITVTVEGGRDVAECRQIAYAIGHSPLVKTAFFASDPNLGRILAAIGYAGVNDLDVSKIDLYLDDVLVARAGGRNADYREEDGQRVMKQSEITVRVVLGRGDAAATLWTCDLSHDYVSINADYRS, encoded by the coding sequence ATGGCCGTCAATTTCCCCTCGATCGAAGCCTCCCAACTGCGCGCCGTGCCTGGCGTCGAACTGGGCTGGGCCGAAGCCAATATCCGCAAGCCGAACCGCAAGGACGTGCTGGTCATGCGACTGGCCCCCGGCAGCACGGTGTCGGGCGTATTCACGACGAACCGCTTCTGCGCCGCGCCGGTAACGGTGTGCAAGGAGCACCTGGCCGCGCATGCCGGGATTCGCGCGTTGGTCGTCAACACGGGGAATGCCAACGCGGGCACCGGCGAGCCGGGCATGGCCGCCACGCGCCAGACGTGCGACGCGCTGGCCAGGCTGCTGTCGGTCTCGGCCAACCAGATCCTGCCGTTCTCGACGGGCGTGATTCTCGAACCGCTGCCGGTCGATCGCCTCGTGGCCGGTCTGCCGCGGGCCATCGCCAACCTTGCGCCGGCCCATTGGTACGAAGCCGCGCAATCGATCATGACGACCGACACGCTGCCGAAGGCCGCGTCGCGCGAAATCGTGATCGACGGCAAGACGATCGTACTCACCGGCATCAGCAAGGGCGCGGGCATGATCAAGCCGAACATGGCGACCATGCTGGGCTTTGTCGGCACCAACGCGCGCGTCGCGCAGCCGGTGCTCGACGCGTTGGTGAAGTACGTCGCCGACCGTTCGTTCAACGCGATCACGATCGACGGCGATACGTCGACCAATGATTCGTTCATCGTTGCCGCCACGGGGCAGACCGACCTGCCGGAAATCGCCAGCACCGACACGCCCGCCTTTGCGGCGCTGCGCGACGCGCTGCTCTCGATCTCGCAGGAGCTCGCGCAATTGATCGTGCGCGATGGCGAAGGCGCGACGAAGTTCATCACGGTGACGGTCGAAGGCGGCCGCGATGTGGCCGAGTGCCGTCAGATCGCCTACGCGATCGGGCATTCGCCGTTGGTGAAGACGGCGTTTTTCGCGTCCGATCCGAATCTGGGGCGCATTCTGGCCGCGATCGGCTATGCCGGCGTGAACGATCTCGACGTGAGCAAGATCGACCTGTATCTGGATGATGTACTGGTCGCGCGCGCCGGTGGCCGCAACGCGGACTATCGCGAAGAGGATGGCCAGCGTGTGATGAAGCAAAGTGAAATCACGGTACGCGTGGTGCTCGGCCGCGGCGACGCGGCGGCAACGCTGTGGACTTGCGACCTGTCGCATGACTACGTGAGCATCAACGCCGATTACCGTTCCTGA
- the secA gene encoding preprotein translocase subunit SecA: MIPGLLKKVFGSRNQRLIKQYQKTVVAINALEPQIAQLSDDELRGKTEEFKQRIAQGASVDSLLVEAFAVCREAGKRVLKMRHFDVQLIGGMVLHYGKIAEMRTGEGKTLVATLPAYLNALTGKGVHVVTVNDYLAQRDAEWMARLYNFLGLSVGINLSQMSHDQKQTAYAADITYGTNNEFGFDYLRDNMVYETEQRVQRTLNYAIVDEVDSILIDEARTPLIISGQAEDHTELYVKMDRLPAMLERQIGEEKADGTGVEVPGDYTLDEKARQVFLTERGHEKAEQLLAEWGMIAEGDSLYAPQNITLMHHVYAALRAHTLFHKDQHYVVQNDEIVIVDEFTGRLMAGRRWSEGLHQAVEAKERVTIQHENQTLASITFQNYFRMYAKLSGMTGTADTEAFEFNEIYRLETVVIPTNRPPKRIDRQDQIYKTAKEKYDAVIKDIRDCVERGQPVLVGTTSIETSEYLSQLLTREKLPHQVLNAKQHAREAEIVAQAGRPGVITIATNMAGRGTDIVLGGNVEKQSTFIEADASVSDADKQARIKQLQDEWQGLHEQVKAAGGLHIIGTERHESRRIDNQLRGRSGRQGDPGSSRFYLSLEDPLLRIFAGDRVRAIMDRLKMPEGEAIEAGIVTRSIESAQRKVEARNFDVRKQLLEYDDVANDQRKVIYQQRNELLEAQDVSETIAGMRQSVFEDLVRTYVPAGTVEEQWDLKGLETTLREEWQLDLPLQSRIEGSEEIDDEDILKEVLDAAEASYNAKVELVGRESFSGFERSVMLQSVDSNWREHLAALDHLRQGIHLRGYAQKNPKQEYKREAFELFAQLLETIKLEVTRVIMNVRIQSQEELEQATESLDDNAGGLINIEFKHDELETVGGEGEVDEEAGRPVVAALAQAAAAVAAGGEMLPKVGRNDPCPCGSGKKFKHCHGKLS, translated from the coding sequence ATGATTCCCGGTCTTCTTAAAAAAGTATTTGGCAGCCGCAACCAGCGGCTCATCAAGCAGTACCAGAAAACCGTCGTGGCGATCAACGCCCTCGAGCCGCAAATCGCGCAACTGAGCGATGACGAACTGCGCGGCAAGACTGAGGAATTCAAGCAACGTATCGCCCAGGGGGCGAGCGTCGACTCGCTGCTCGTCGAAGCCTTCGCGGTGTGCCGCGAGGCGGGCAAGCGCGTCCTCAAGATGCGCCACTTCGATGTCCAATTGATCGGCGGCATGGTACTGCACTACGGCAAGATCGCCGAAATGCGCACGGGCGAGGGCAAGACGCTCGTCGCCACGCTGCCGGCCTATCTGAATGCGCTCACGGGCAAGGGCGTGCACGTCGTGACCGTCAACGATTACCTGGCGCAGCGCGACGCCGAGTGGATGGCGCGTCTGTACAACTTCCTCGGCCTGTCGGTGGGTATCAACCTGTCGCAGATGTCGCACGACCAGAAGCAGACCGCCTACGCCGCCGACATCACCTACGGTACGAACAACGAGTTCGGCTTCGACTACCTGCGCGACAACATGGTCTACGAGACCGAGCAGCGCGTGCAGCGTACGTTGAACTACGCCATCGTCGACGAAGTGGACTCGATCCTGATCGACGAGGCGCGCACGCCGCTCATCATCTCGGGGCAAGCGGAAGATCACACCGAGCTGTACGTGAAAATGGACCGTCTGCCGGCCATGCTCGAGCGCCAGATCGGCGAAGAGAAGGCCGACGGCACGGGCGTCGAGGTGCCGGGCGACTACACGCTCGACGAGAAGGCGCGTCAGGTGTTCCTGACCGAGCGCGGTCACGAGAAGGCGGAGCAACTGCTTGCCGAGTGGGGCATGATCGCCGAGGGCGATAGCCTCTACGCGCCGCAGAACATCACGCTCATGCACCACGTGTACGCCGCACTGCGCGCACACACGCTGTTCCACAAGGATCAGCACTATGTGGTGCAGAACGACGAGATCGTCATCGTCGACGAGTTCACGGGCCGTCTGATGGCGGGCCGTCGCTGGTCCGAGGGGCTGCATCAGGCCGTGGAAGCGAAGGAACGCGTCACGATCCAGCACGAGAACCAGACGCTCGCGTCGATCACGTTCCAGAACTACTTCCGCATGTACGCCAAGCTCTCCGGCATGACCGGCACGGCGGACACCGAAGCGTTCGAATTCAACGAAATCTACCGTCTCGAGACGGTGGTGATCCCGACGAACCGTCCGCCCAAGCGGATCGACCGTCAGGATCAGATCTACAAGACGGCCAAGGAAAAGTACGACGCCGTCATCAAGGACATCCGCGATTGCGTCGAGCGCGGCCAGCCGGTGCTGGTGGGCACGACGTCGATCGAGACCTCGGAATATCTCTCGCAACTGCTCACGCGCGAAAAGCTGCCGCATCAGGTACTCAACGCCAAGCAGCACGCGCGCGAAGCCGAGATCGTGGCGCAGGCCGGGCGTCCCGGTGTGATCACGATCGCCACGAACATGGCCGGTCGCGGTACCGACATCGTGCTCGGCGGCAACGTCGAGAAGCAATCGACCTTCATCGAGGCCGACGCCAGCGTGTCCGACGCCGACAAGCAGGCGCGCATCAAGCAATTGCAGGACGAGTGGCAAGGGCTGCACGAGCAGGTGAAGGCCGCTGGCGGTCTGCACATCATCGGCACCGAGCGCCACGAGTCCCGCCGGATCGACAACCAGTTGCGCGGCCGTTCAGGCCGCCAGGGCGACCCGGGTTCGTCCCGCTTCTACCTGTCGCTGGAAGATCCGCTGCTGCGCATTTTCGCGGGCGACCGGGTGCGCGCGATCATGGATCGCCTGAAGATGCCCGAAGGCGAAGCCATCGAGGCCGGCATCGTCACGCGCTCGATCGAATCGGCACAGCGCAAGGTCGAGGCGCGCAACTTCGACGTGCGCAAGCAACTGCTCGAGTACGACGACGTTGCGAACGACCAGCGCAAGGTGATCTATCAGCAGCGCAACGAGCTGCTCGAAGCGCAGGACGTTTCGGAGACCATCGCGGGCATGCGCCAGAGCGTGTTCGAAGACCTGGTGCGCACCTACGTGCCGGCTGGTACCGTTGAAGAGCAATGGGACCTGAAGGGCCTGGAGACGACGCTGCGCGAAGAGTGGCAGCTCGATCTGCCGCTGCAGTCGCGCATCGAGGGCTCGGAAGAGATCGACGACGAGGACATCCTCAAGGAAGTGCTCGACGCGGCGGAAGCGTCGTACAACGCCAAGGTCGAGCTCGTGGGGCGCGAGTCGTTCTCGGGTTTCGAGCGTTCGGTCATGCTCCAGAGCGTCGACTCGAACTGGCGCGAGCACCTGGCGGCGCTCGACCACCTGCGTCAAGGGATTCACCTGCGCGGCTATGCGCAGAAGAACCCGAAGCAGGAGTACAAGCGCGAGGCGTTCGAACTGTTCGCCCAGTTGCTCGAGACCATCAAGCTCGAGGTCACGCGCGTGATCATGAACGTGCGCATCCAGTCGCAGGAAGAACTGGAGCAGGCGACGGAGTCGCTCGACGACAACGCTGGCGGCTTGATCAACATCGAGTTCAAGCATGACGAACTCGAGACCGTGGGCGGCGAGGGTGAAGTGGACGAGGAAGCCGGTCGCCCGGTGGTCGCGGCGCTGGCGCAGGCCGCGGCAGCGGTGGCGGCCGGTGGCGAGATGCTGCCGAAGGTCGGCCGCAACGACCCGTGTCCGTGCGGCAGTGGCAAGAAATTCAAGCACTGCCACGGCAAACTGTCTTAA
- a CDS encoding DciA family protein yields MTDLLSASDGAGSLLVAAEQLGRLERDVHSLLPAPLAASVRLAPPRDGALVFLVSNNALAARLRQQTPSLIEGLARCGWLIRTIRIRVSIAEPEPQKPPKEARLSRQGLVSLRDLRDALEPSPLRDALARLVARHSYGGTRKP; encoded by the coding sequence ATGACCGACCTCCTGTCTGCTTCCGACGGGGCCGGTTCGCTGCTGGTTGCCGCCGAGCAACTGGGCCGGCTCGAGCGCGACGTGCATTCGCTGCTGCCGGCGCCGCTGGCCGCCAGCGTGCGGCTGGCGCCGCCGCGCGACGGCGCGCTGGTCTTTCTCGTATCGAACAATGCGCTGGCGGCGCGCCTGCGGCAGCAAACGCCCTCATTGATCGAAGGGCTCGCCAGATGCGGCTGGCTCATCCGCACGATCCGCATTCGCGTGAGCATCGCCGAACCGGAGCCGCAGAAGCCCCCCAAGGAAGCGCGACTATCGCGGCAGGGCCTCGTCAGCCTGCGGGATCTGCGCGACGCCCTGGAACCGTCGCCACTGCGCGACGCCCTCGCCCGCCTCGTCGCCCGCCACTCGTACGGCGGCACGCGCAAGCCCTGA